The sequence TGCGTCTGCGAGCTTCCCAGCGGGCTCTTCTCCATAGGTCGACCAGGGGAGCTGAGCGGCGAGGTGACGTCCTCCGGCGCCGGCTTCCTGCGCTGCCGCCAgaaggcctccacctcctccttcgtcAGGGACCGGTTCCTCATCACACGAGCTGCTTACACAcacataattatttttatttatttatttttgacgaTCAAAGCAAGCAACCGAAAAACATAAACATGGGTGCAAGCAGTAAGTGGAGCGTGCGTGTGGCCGCGTACCTTTGGTGTCATGGCCAAGAACCGGCGAATCCCAGCCGGCCATCAGAGACCCCATCCAGGCTCTAGCTAGGATTAGGATGATCAACTTCTTCTTGAGAAGGATGTGGTAGGATCGAATAGACAAGAATGTGTAGCTGCGAATGGTACCGAAGAGTAGTTGATAACTGATAAGCATCATCGATGGATCTGGTCCTATTTATATATGTCTGCAGCGGGGCTTGAGTTGAGTGCTTGACTTTGTTTGGACAGTACTGGAaggtactagtactgctacaacagacaCCGGCCGGATTAGCACACGGGATTGTGGATCATATCCGGAGTGGCACTGGGGCTAGTGGAGTGGTTTCCGTCCTAACAAAACCTGGGGCCGAGGCTTTGTAGTCTGTGTGCTTATCTAACCTGCAAGTAGCCATTGGTCAGAGCGTCGTTATCGGTACCTCCGTAGCATCTGATTCTGATACTACCATGTTCCTACCAGGAAGAATAAATAGAAACGTACTCACAAGATCGGTGGCATCGAAGACAGAGTCTACATACTGGAAGCTTCCCGATAGATAGATATTAGAAACGTTTGCAGGGTCCACCAGCTCGGAACAAATCTGCTTCAGTGCTGGAGCAGAGTGACTAGATTAGATAGAATATGCACGCATCGTTATCCAGCGGCGTCTGTGCCTGCAGGTCCGGGGGCCGTCAGTGCGTATGCGGCGTCGTCATCCGTTCCATTCCTTTCGCCAAACTCCCGGACCGACGTGCCGCCAAAGTCATTTATCTGGAAAAAAAAAACATTCGTTGTGGCCCATTCTTATCATATCATCTTCTTCCCAGGTGCAGGCATTAGAAGGCGGACCATCGtgctcagagcatctccagccatacTCCCAATGCGTCCTCTCAGACggttttttcgcgccggcgccgaaaaacaGTCCAGTCACGTCCCCGGAAGTCTGTTTTTTTCGCCGGTTTGGGGCGAAattagcgccggcggacccaggttGAACCCGGTGTGCTGGGGGGCGCTGGGGCGAGCGATTTTGGCGTGAAAGAACCgcaggcccgccgagtcagcgacgcGCGCCTCGTCGTCCTTGGAACACCTCGGTTTCCCGCGTGGAATCAATGGCAAggttgccgccggtcagccttgccattgattcctcattatgggcggcgcgtcacgggcggctcggcgacgcctcccctcccgccacgcgtacacacatCGCGGGGCTATAAAACCAGTGCC comes from Triticum aestivum cultivar Chinese Spring chromosome 5B, IWGSC CS RefSeq v2.1, whole genome shotgun sequence and encodes:
- the LOC123117545 gene encoding uncharacterized protein isoform X2; protein product: MMLISYQLLFGTIRSYTFLSIRSYHILLKKKLIILILARAWMGSLMAGWDSPVLGHDTKARVMRNRSLTKEEVEAFWRQRRKPAPEDVTSPLSSPGRPMEKSPLGSSQTQRSRSPASSPVAGGHEEIDAADAGKSRDWYVTIATNRR
- the LOC123117545 gene encoding uncharacterized protein isoform X1; amino-acid sequence: MMLISYQLLFGTIRSYTFLSIRSYHILLKKKLIILILARAWMGSLMAGWDSPVLGHDTKARVMRNRSLTKEEVEAFWRQRRKPAPEDVTSPLSSPGRPMEKSPLGSSQTQRSRSPASSPVAGGHEEIDAADAGKSRDWWTRSNWAFLNEPPQEERPGTAHTYTPQFHVAAGNV